In Pectinophora gossypiella chromosome 17, ilPecGoss1.1, whole genome shotgun sequence, one DNA window encodes the following:
- the LOC126374625 gene encoding farnesyl pyrophosphate synthase-like → MLSSYRVFQESRRKESNLLSQKTHLNFEKWLPNVLNSVPNDDATSKMMETVKKITEHSANDKRKLSGIFTIFAYETLIKPETHTEKTSKEIKTLAWSVELVHSYSKILEDIEMYGLRNQGNSCWHAYDASLCRSCIYEVIKANFADKLYVDFVPLFDKAFLNIAYGQYLDRASMKSKTYNHFNMEQYNRIIEYKTTFHCFKLPILLSMRMLNMDDKFSHQQVTNICSDLGRLYQIQADFLDVYGEEYDDLGIPNFSGDIRQGKFCWPAVAALQRFTPAQRVVFTSCYGSSQPAHIERVKFLYDQIGLPKIYKEEKTKITETILSKCKKERLSGTALSPKLFLDVLDAINQK, encoded by the exons ATGTTGTCTAGTTACAGGGTGTTCCAGGAATCTCGAAGAAAAGAATCAAACTTGCTCTCTCAAAAGACACACTTAAATTTCGAGAAATGGTTACCAAATGTATTAAATAGTGTCCCTAACGACGACGCTACTTCAAAAATGATGGAGACTGTTAAAAAG ATTACAGAACATAGTGCAAATGATAAGCGGAAACTCAGTGGAATATTCACAATATTTGCATATGAAACTCTAATAAAACCTGAAACTCACACAGAAAAGACATCCAAGGAGATTAAAACTTTAGCTTGGAGTGTTGAGTTG gTCCATTCATATTCCAAGATTTTAGAAGACATAGAAATGTATGGACTTAGGAATCAAGGTAACTCTTGTTGGCACGCCTACGATGCTAGTTTATGTAGAAGCTGCATATATGAAGTCATCAAAGCTAATTTTGCGGACAAATTGTATGTGGATTTCGTACCACTTTTCGATAAG GCATTTCTGAATATTGCGTATGGACAATATTTAGACCGTGCGAGTATGAAAAGCAAAACATACAACCACTTTAATATGGAGCAATACAATAGAATCATCGAGTACAAGACCACATTTCATTGCTTCAAATTGCCTATACTTCTGAGCATGAGAATGCTTAATATGGACGACAAATTCTCACACCAGCAAGTGACCAATATATGCTCGGATTTAGGAAGACTGTATCAAATACAG GCGGACTTTCTAGACGTCTACGGCGAAGAGTACGACGATTTGGGAATACCTAACTTCAGTGGGGACATTCGCCAAGGCAAGTTCTGTTGGCCCGCAGTCGCCGCGTTGCAGCGGTTCACTCCAGCACAACGTGTGGTGTTCACTTCTTGCTACGGAAGCAGCCAACCGGCACACATTGAACGTGTGAAGTTTCTATACGATCAAATAGGCCTTCCGAAAATATACAAAGAAGAAAagacaaagattacagaaacAATTTTGAGCAAATGCAAGAAGGAGAGATTGAGTGGGACTGCATTGTCACCGAAATTGTTTTTAGATGTTCTTGATGCgattaatcaaaaataa
- the LOC126374582 gene encoding uncharacterized protein LOC126374582 — translation MDSVPDTSSAKNPIKNDPDNEKEKKCKSTPRQRAANDDGENVFTSMSNPNESGLTPRNEPRTRNFNSVSSNESRQSSKLSENSSECFKNSVSQPEMCNRLSCSSTDPPETPSSSRADSSTCDNGVEPVSDVQTCHRHKVCQDKAGVTYNLPSTSSASKTCDGSENSGFKESRKRPSSLKLSRPNLEEDSSSDTGNDDYSLGSEDGCIYTYRGGEHLADLPSSFFSLDMGLPLDKHLPMPPNYQVPQQGAANVRERESRASSPDMDFLEMDFDPGPSCEVDTGDESTPDADLEAASNMPEESEPVIRGTSPEYLATARPNPVVVVPPVSDVDLYDVPSTSRGVTSGQGDAEPMRSAHTSHVYYGPYITHVNARGEQLLVRRTMSHWPHSAPVSLHTSSGDLVSPREILNYDEDHIERQFAHQINQGERPTFDSVNLSSALYHLTMAKKLMVEKTKSDNESHDAPNMAGDALCSTSVLTVSAGPSTSCTSAVGCVEAPRCMVWSEREACERQVTQIGTSACGATAVVNIFIALGVPVNIEKINSAVSTRQRANNAPLPRYILSRAVAGCTAADLVNGIQRASDGLVTARFFPTYPERAVSLSHWLADWISLGAVPILTLNLQVGCEGEIPDAWHHQMVFGVSSRGVYLCNPVECVRETVLWPRLTSPSVLLIRTRDIVCRFNTCTDLTPLMAVPDRRFHTFNVFGQVVNVVREWREHGSRTRHIRIPAAYQAGVTVAALTGSEAHRRLMHAAQLPILAPQTDP, via the exons ATGGATTCTGTACCAGATACTTCTTCGGCTAAGAATCCAATAAAGAATGATCCTGACAATGAAAAGGAGAAAAAATGCAAGAGTACGCCCCGTCAGCGCGCCGCAAATGACGATGGTGAAAATGTGTTTACATCAATGTCAAATCCAAACGAATCTGGCTTAACCCCGCGAAATGAGCCTCGGACCAGAAATTTTAACTCTGTATCGAGTAACGAATCTCGTCAATCGAGTAAATTAAGTGAGAATAGCTCAGAATGTTTCAAGAACAGTGTTAGTCAACCAGAAATGTGTAACAGGTTGAGCTGCTCTAGCACTGATCCTCCAGAGACTCCGAGCAGCAGCCGAGCGGACTCCAGCACCTGTGATAACGGGGTCGAGCCCGTCTCTGACGTACAGACATGCCACAGACACAAAGTGTGCCAGGATAAAGCAGGAGTTACATATAATTTACCTTCAACAAGCAGTGCAAGCAAAACTTGTGATGGTTCAGAAAACAGTGGATTCAAAGAAAGCAGGAAGAGGCCTTCAAGTCTAAAATTGAGCAGGCCAAATCTAGAGGAAGACAGTTCAAGTGATACAGGGAATGATGACTATTCATTGGGATCAGAAGATGGCTGCATCTATACATATAGAGGAGGAGAGCATTTGGCTGACTTGCCCAGTTCATTCTTTAGTCTAGACATGGGTTTGCCACTTGACAAGCACCTGCCCATGCCTCCCAATTATCAAGTGCCACAGCAAGGAGCTGCTAATGTTCGCGAGCGGGAGTCTCGTGCTTCAAGTCCTGATATGGACTTCCTAGAAATGGATTTTGACCCAGGACCGTCTTGTGAAGTAGACACTGGTGATGAATCTACTCCGGATGCTGATTTGGAGGCTGCAAGTAATATGCCTGAAGAGAGTGAGCCTGTTATAAGGGGGACATCTCCAGAATACTTGGCAACTGCCAGACCTAATCCAGTGGTGGTGGTGCCACCTGTATCAGATGTGGACTTGTATGATGTGCCATCAACTAGTCGTGGAGTCACGTCAGGCCAAGGAGATGCTGAACCAATGAGGAGTGCTCACACCAGCCATGTGTATTATGGTCCTTACATCACACATGTGAATGCACGAGGTGAACAGCTGCTGGTCCGCAGAACTATGTCACATTGGCCACACAGTGCTCCAGTCAGTCTTCATACGTCAAGTGGTGATTTAGTATCACCAAGGGAAATATTAAATT ATGATGAAGATCACATAGAGAGGCAATTTGCACATCAGATCAATCAAGGAGAGCGGCCAACATTTGATTCAGTAAACTTATCATCAGCTCTGTATCATCTGACCATGGCCAAGAAACTTATGGTTGAAAAAACTAAATCTGACAATGAAAGCCATGATGCACCTAATATG GCCGGTGATGCGTTATGCTCTACATCAGTGCTAACAGTGTCGGCGGGTCCGTCAACAAGCTGCACTTCAGCGGTGGGGTGTGTGGAGGCTCCGCGGTGCATGGTGTGGTCGGAGCGCGAGGCGTGCGAGCGGCAAGTCACGCAGATCGGCACCTCGGCCTGCGGCGCCACTGCTGTTGTTAATATCTTT attGCTTTGGGAGTGCCGGTGAATATAGAAAAGATCAATTCAGCTGTTAGTACACGACAGAGAGCCAACAATGCACCTTTACCaag ATACATTTTGTCACGTGCTGTAGCGGGTTGCACAGCAGCCGACTTGGTGAATGGCATACAGAGAGCGTCAGATGGACTGGTCACAGCTAGATTCTTCCCAACATACCCTGAACGCGCCGTGTCACTGTCCCATTGGCTGGCCGACTGGATTTCTCtag GAGCTGTACCAATCTTGACTCTGAACCTGCAAGTAGGTTGCGAAGGTGAGATTCCCGACGCATGGCACCATCAGATGGTGTTTGGGGTTTCCTCGCGAGGAGTGTACCTGTGCAACCCGGTGGAATGTGTGAGGGAGACGGTGCTCTGGCCGCGTCTGACGTCACCCTCCGTGCTGCTGATCAGAACGAGGGATATCGTCTGCAGGTTCAACACTTGCACCGACCTGACCCCTCTAATGGCCGTGCCCGACCGCCGGTTTCATACGTTTAATGTTTTCG GTCAAGTAGTGAACGTGGTACGGGAATGGCGGGAGCACGGCTCACGGACGCGACATATTAGGATACCGGCGGCCTACCAGGCTGGGGTCACGGTGGCCGCGCTCACCGGCTCCGAGGCGCACCGCAGGCTCATGCACGCCGCACAGCTACCCATACTGGCCCCACAAACAGACCCCTGA
- the LOC126374559 gene encoding ras-related protein Rab-2A — protein MAYAYLFKYIIIGDTGVGKSCLLLQFTDKRFQPVHDLTIGVEFGARMITIDGKQIKLQIWDTAGQEAFRSITRSYYRGAAGALLVYDITRRDTFNHLTTWLEDARQHSNSNMVIMLIGNKSDLESRREVKKEEGEAFAREHGLVFMETSAKTAANVEEAFINTAKEIYEKIQEGVFDINNEANGIKIGPQHSAGGGAGAGGAGAGGAAGGGCC, from the exons ATGGCATACGCCTACTTGTTCAAATACATCATCATTGGCGACACAG GTGTGGGTAAATCATGCCTGCTGCTACAGTTCACGGATAAAAGGTTCCAGCCGGTTCATGACCTCACAATCGGAGTGGAGTTTGGGGCCCGCATGATCACTATTGACGGCAAGCAGATCAAACTGCAGATATGGGATACTGCTGGACAGGAGGCATTCAG GTCAATTACGCGGTCGTACTaccgcggcgcggcgggcgcgttGCTCGTGTACGACATCACGCGGCGGGACACCTTCAACCACCTCACCACGTGGCTCGAGGACGCGCGCCAGCACTCCAACTCTAATATGGTCATCATGCTCATTGGAAACAAGAG TGACCTGGAGTCCCGACGTGAGGTGAAGAAGGAAGAGGGTGAAGCGTTCGCACGTGAACACGGACTAGTGTTCATGGAGACATCGGCCAAGACAGCCGCCAACGTCGAGGAGGCTTTCATCAACACCGCCAAGGAGATCTACGAGAAGATCCAGGAGGGAGTCTTTGATATCAACAATGAG GCGAACGGCATCAAGATCGGTCCGCAGCActcggcgggcggcggcgcgggggccggcggcgcgggcgcgggcggcgcggcgggcggcggctgcTGTTAG
- the LOC126374558 gene encoding uncharacterized protein LOC126374558 isoform X1, translating to MAHFRSEPSWQREQGTKNNVIVTDPLAIIYNEGQWKVSKVSPMYNLQYDAVRLKQYASKIRQTIVSTIAANSSLKYTVKLESEPHLKYSEDDPHGLTISVNSTQDNNNKTKLAYSAILLSWGVCTKLSDATHLPYLLERGEQKIGTAVKSILQTIFDCSIKQFSFTQHQLLHFGFNFLEHDTSKDTEHFVMIYKTPQVNLKDKLTFSFDIGDVRIIWSGSKEEASKPSEVVNIAYQMIQNQIFYMVTLDITVFDLCEVLLPKAEVKSSGIVKMKTPEIINCVFTLLNEICDVHAVKEIMNSST from the exons ATGGCTCACTTTCGTTCAGAACCTTCATGGCAGCGAGAACAGGGcactaaaaacaatgttatcGTCACTGATCCTCTTGCAA TAATTTATAATGAAGGACAATGGAAAGTGAGCAAAGTTTCGCCTATGTACAACTTACAATACGACGCAGTGAGACTCAAGCAATATGCGTCGAAAATTCGTCAAACTATTGTCAGCACCATAGCGGCGAACTCTTCACTGAAGTATACAGTGAAATTGGAGTCAGAGCCGCATCTGAAGTATTCTGAAGACGATCCTCATGGTTTAACA ATATCAGTGAATTCAACTCAAGACAACAACAATAAGACTAAACTTGCATACTCAGCAATCCTGTTGTCCTGGGGAGTGTGTACCAAGCTGAGTGATGCCACACACCTCCCATACTTGTTAGAGCGAGGGGAACAAAAAATTGGCACAGCTGTTAAATCTATTCTACAAACAATATTTGACTGCAGCATAAAACAGTTTAGTTTTACTcag CATCAGCTGCTGCATTTTGGCTTTAATTTCCTGGAGCATGATACTTCTAAAGACACAGAACATTTTGTAATGATATACAAAACACCACAAGTCAATCTCAAAGACAAACTGACATTCTCCTTTGATATTGGAGATGTAAGAATTATTTGGAGTGG TTCCAAAGAAGAAGCATCCAAGCCATCAGAAGTGGTAAATATTGCTTACCAGATGATACAGAACCAAATCTTCTACATGGTAACGTTAGACATCACAGTATTTGACCTCTGTGAGGTTCTCTTACCCAAAGCTGAGGTGAAGAGCAGTGGCATAGTCAAGATGAAGACTCCAGAAATCATTAACTGTGTCTTCACACTACTAAATGAGATATGTGATGTTCACGCAGTAAAGGAAATAATGAACAGTTCTACTTAG
- the LOC126374558 gene encoding uncharacterized protein LOC126374558 isoform X2: MYNLQYDAVRLKQYASKIRQTIVSTIAANSSLKYTVKLESEPHLKYSEDDPHGLTISVNSTQDNNNKTKLAYSAILLSWGVCTKLSDATHLPYLLERGEQKIGTAVKSILQTIFDCSIKQFSFTQHQLLHFGFNFLEHDTSKDTEHFVMIYKTPQVNLKDKLTFSFDIGDVRIIWSGSKEEASKPSEVVNIAYQMIQNQIFYMVTLDITVFDLCEVLLPKAEVKSSGIVKMKTPEIINCVFTLLNEICDVHAVKEIMNSST; the protein is encoded by the exons ATGTACAACTTACAATACGACGCAGTGAGACTCAAGCAATATGCGTCGAAAATTCGTCAAACTATTGTCAGCACCATAGCGGCGAACTCTTCACTGAAGTATACAGTGAAATTGGAGTCAGAGCCGCATCTGAAGTATTCTGAAGACGATCCTCATGGTTTAACA ATATCAGTGAATTCAACTCAAGACAACAACAATAAGACTAAACTTGCATACTCAGCAATCCTGTTGTCCTGGGGAGTGTGTACCAAGCTGAGTGATGCCACACACCTCCCATACTTGTTAGAGCGAGGGGAACAAAAAATTGGCACAGCTGTTAAATCTATTCTACAAACAATATTTGACTGCAGCATAAAACAGTTTAGTTTTACTcag CATCAGCTGCTGCATTTTGGCTTTAATTTCCTGGAGCATGATACTTCTAAAGACACAGAACATTTTGTAATGATATACAAAACACCACAAGTCAATCTCAAAGACAAACTGACATTCTCCTTTGATATTGGAGATGTAAGAATTATTTGGAGTGG TTCCAAAGAAGAAGCATCCAAGCCATCAGAAGTGGTAAATATTGCTTACCAGATGATACAGAACCAAATCTTCTACATGGTAACGTTAGACATCACAGTATTTGACCTCTGTGAGGTTCTCTTACCCAAAGCTGAGGTGAAGAGCAGTGGCATAGTCAAGATGAAGACTCCAGAAATCATTAACTGTGTCTTCACACTACTAAATGAGATATGTGATGTTCACGCAGTAAAGGAAATAATGAACAGTTCTACTTAG